The sequence ACATTTAGATTTGGGTTTGGGTTTCAGGAAAATGAAGATATTATTAGCTGATTCGCTGATGAGAAATGGACGTATTTATCATCAGTAAATACAGCTAACGACAGATAATTGCTCGTGTTTACAGTTGCTGCACATTACGTGCATCATGAACGTTTAAATTGTTACTGTTGATACATAATTTTTAGTGCTCATAAAGTGATGCGGGTGAAAGAAACGGTATGGCTAGATCCGCGTCCTCTCCGGGTTTTCAATGACTATTTGATTCCTTTGGTTAACGCCAGTACATGGCTGTATACTTCATCTCTGGTATCAATTGCCTCGACGTTTAGATTTTAGTTGCTCGGGTCCAATATTACAACTTTCCACGAAACCAAAAAAAATTTTTCTTCCCTTGTTTATCAAAGTTATGAATGAATTACATTAGTTTTATTTGAAGCAAAGAGCAACCTGTCAACCCAAAATCTTTATGAGAGCAACCCTTGTATTGTTACACTTATTAGTATGCCAATCATTATCAGCAGGCGCACAGGAGTTATCGGACCAGGTAGCTGCACGATACGCCAGTAGCGACGTTGCAGGGTCTCAGTCGCGTAAACATACAGGGTATTACCTCGTAAAGTTCCGTGAATATCCCGGTGAATCACTGCATGATTATGGTGTAGTAAAATCATTGAGTCAATTGCATTTTATACTAAAGAAGACAAATTTCGATAGTAGTTTGCAGAAGAAGGTGGTGTATACTTATAATGCAAATGATAACTGGAAAGCGAGTACGAATTTGCTTCACACATTGTCACTGAGAGACAGTATACATTTACTGAGAGACAATATCAAGTCATTGAGAGACACTACCAACTCACTGAGAGACCATTTAAATTTACAGAAAGACAGTATCAATTTAATTGTGACCTCATCAGCCCTCCCTGCATATTGTCGCATCCTACGCCACTATGGACAATCTTACACTGTTTCTATTAACACAAAAGACTGGTCTTCCTTTATAGCACAACCTTTTATTTCTTTTGCCGATGTACAACGCAAAGCATCCCCGGAACAAAGAATTAATTCAGCGGATATCTCTGCGAATGCAATCAATACTGCACAACAGGCTTACCCTGCGATAAAAGGAAGTGACATTACAGTATCATTAAAAGAAGATTTATTCGATACAACTGATCTTGATTTAGTAGGAAGGTTTTTATATAATGAGAATGCTTCAGTAAACTTTTCTTCGCATGCTACTATTATGGCGACGATGATAGCAGGTGCGGGCAATACCGGTGAAAAGGGCATGGGGGCCGCACCGCAGGCATTGTTATGTCCGGCTGACTATAATTATAGTTTACTGCCTGAGGATAGCAGTTATATGCGTACATATCATGTCTCTATTCAGAACCATTCTTATGGTACAGGTATAGAAAATTACTATGGTGCAGAAGCTGTAGCATTTGATGAGCAGGTGTATAATACAGATACTGTGCTGCATGTATTCTCTTCCGGTAATATAGGTACAGATGCAGATTCTACAGGCATTTATCAAAACATGACCGGGTTTGCAAATCTGACGGGCACATTCAAACAGGCAAAGAATGTATTAGTAGTGGGCGCCACAGACGATTCATTGCATGTGCCATCTATCAGTTCAAAAGGCCCTGCATATGATGGACGTATCAAACCTGAGTTAGTAGCATTTGGAATAGATGGTTCTTCAGGATCAGCGGCATTGTGTAGCGGTACAGCGGCGTTATTACAACAGGCGTATAAGCAGGTGTATTATACCATGCCTTCGGCAGCACTGATCAAAGCGATATTGATCAATAGTGCAGCCCGCAATAGCAATAGCAATGGATATAGCAGCGGTATCAGCTATAGCAGTGGATATGGAAGTTTACATGCATTACATGCAATACAGACATTAGCAGAAAATCATTTTTTAAAAGGCACTGACAATGGTACTTTCTCTATACAGGTACCCACAGGTATACAGGAGTTAAAAGTCACCCTCTGCTGGAATGATCCTCCTGCCGAAGCAAATGCCGTCAGTGCATTGGTGAATGACCTGGACTTAACTGTAAATACCGGTAATAGTAAATATCTTCCATGGGTACTGTCTACAGCACCTGTATCAGATTCCTTATCTGCTGCACCACATCGTTCCCGTGATAGTCTGAATAATGTAGAACAGGTCACTATTGATATACCTGCCGCAGGCACGTATCAGATACAAGTGGCTGCGCATCATTTAAACGTACCAAATCAGGCTTTTTATATTGCTTATGACTATATACCTAAAAATAACTTTGAATGGCAAAATCCGGGCGCTAAAGAGGTAATAGTAGCAGGTAACCCTGTCCCCTTTCCATTACGATGGCATTCGAATGTAACAGGCAAAGGAGATATTTCATGCAGCTATGATAAAGGCGCAACCTGGCAATCCATCGCAACACAATTGAATACCGCTACCGGTCTATATTACTGGACCATCCCTGACACTTTTAGTACTGCTTTATTAAAATACACCACCACTGATACCTCCTTTATCAGCGATACATTTTATCTCTCTCCCCGCCTTACCTTACAAACAGGTTATGACTGCGGAGACAGTGCGATGATCTTCTGGAATACATTACAAAATGCCGGTGCTTATCAACTCTATAATATGGGCAGCACCTATCTCCTGCCTTACACACAAACAGTGGATACTTTTTTGACATTGACTGCTTCAGGTAATTCAGCCTTTTATGCAGTAAGTCCATTGCACTCAGAAGGCTGGGCTGGCTTGAAAAGCTACGCCACCAATTATCAGTTACAAGGTACAGGTTGTTATTTCAAAAGTTTGCTGGCGAATGAAACAACAACTAAAAATATATCGCTTGTATTAACGCTGGGCACTACCTGGCATATCAGTGAACTGTATTGGCAACGGCTCTCCGGCAATGATTATGTATCCATTGGTAACAGCACAGTTACCAATGCGACCAGTTATACATTTGAAGATGAAAATGCACATGAAGGATTACTCTATTACAGGGTCAGACTCGTCACTGATAACGGTACAGATCTTTACTCAGACCCGGTACCTGTATACCTGCTGAGGCAACATGACCACCTGATATTTCCAAACCCTGCCACCAACCTGGTGAATGTAGTCAACAAAAGTATGAGCAATATGCAGCTGCAACTGTTTGATATGAGTGGAAGACTGATACTGACTAAAACCCTATCCAGCCTGCAGGAAACGGTATCCGTCGAACAATTACAGCCGGGTGTCTATAACTGCGTATTATATGATGAGGGGAAAAAAGTATTTTCCACCAAGCTGGTAAAACTTTAAGTAACTGGATGGTATAATAACCTCATACCACTCGCCACTAAAAAACAAAAGTCCCGGAGTTTACCTCCGGGACCCTTAATATAGCGCTAATACTTTCTATTACAAATGTATCGCCTCACCATAAGCCACCTCAATCGCATCCTTCACTGACTCACTCATAGTCGGATGTGGATGAATTGAATCCAACACCTCCTGATAAGTAGTTTCCAGCTTACGGGCAGTCACTGTCTGCGCAATAATCTCAGTAACATTCGCACCGATCATATGCGTACCCAGCCACTCACCATACTTTGCATCAAAGATCACCTTGATAAACCCTTCAGGCGCACCAGCAGCAGTCGCCTTACCTGACGCAGAGAATGGGAACTTACCAACTTTCACTTCGTAACCAGCTTCTTTCGCTGCTTTCTCAGTATAACCTACAGAAGCAATTTCTGGTGCGCAATAAGTACAACCAGGAATGTTCATATAATCAATAGGCTCAGGTTTGTGAGCATATTTCTTCTCATTGTAACCGATCGCTTCGATACAAACGATACCTTCCTTAGAAGCTACGTGTGCCAATGCCTGACCAGGAACCATGTCACCAATAGCGTAAACGCCTGGTACATTTGTCTGATAATATTTGTCTACCAGTACACGACCCTTGTCGGTCTTGATACCCAGTGCTTCCAGACCCAGGTTCTCGATGTTAGCCTGAATACCAACAGCACTCAGTACAACATCTGCTTCCAGGCTGATCTCACCAGTTGCAGTTTTCACTTTCGCTTTCACGCCCTCTCCGTTTGCTTCTACAGCTTCAACAGATGCATTGGTCATGATCTCGATACCTTTCTTCTTGTAGATCTTTTCCAGTTCTTTAGAGATATCCTCGTCTTCAACCGGAACGATGCGCGGCATGAATTCAACGATAGTTACCTTAGTACCCAGGGTAGCGTAGAAATAAGCAAACTCAACGCCGATAGCGCCGGAACCTACTACGATCATGGATTTAGGCTGTTTAGGCAGCACCATTGCCTCACGGTATCCGATTACTTTCTTACCATCAATTTTCAGGTTAGGCAGTTCACGGGCACGAGCACCGGTAGCCAGTACAATGTACTTAGCGTCGTGTACTGCAGCTTTACCGTCCTTATCTGTAACTTCTACCTGACCTTTAGCTTTCAGCTTACCAGTACCCAGCAGAACATCAATTTTGTTTTTCTTCATCAGGAACTGCACACCCTTGCTCATCTTATCGGCAACACCACGGCTGCGCTTGATAACAGCATCAAAATCAGCGCTGCTTTCTCCTGCATTGATTCCATAGGCCTTGGCATGCTGTATATATTCCAATACCTGTGCAGACTTTAACAATGCCTTAGTAGGGATACAACCCCAGTTCAAGCAAATACCGCCCAGGCTCTCTCTTTCAACGATTGCCGTCTTAAATCCCAGCTGAGAAGCACGGATAGCAGCCACATATCCACCGGGGCCACTACCAATTACGATTACGTCGTATGCCATAATGCTTAATTTTAATTAAAACTTGCCAAAGGTAGTAAAAAAATGTGCAATTGCTAGTATGCTTGTAAACAGGCTTTCTCTTACATATGAAATAATATGCCCATAAATAAAAAAGCCCGGCCAAAAATAGCCAGGCTTTTCTTTTCTTCTTAATCGAAGATCCATCAATATTTTATCGCAAATCCACTACCTCTACCCCTGGATACTTCTTAGCATCAAAGCTAAATGTCGCATCCGTCAGGTTTGTATTAGGTGTGAAATTGGTAATCTCGTATGTATAACGATTTCCATTCTTCTCAAACATTTTCATCCTCGAAATGTTCTGGTTCTTCTTGTCAATTGACACAATTACCTTAAAAACATTCTTAGACTTGTCTGTAGGTGTCATCTCTATATTCTGATATACCTTACCCTTCTCTGTTGTTTCTGCATCCAAACGGTACAAATAATCCTTATCGTAGAAGTTAGTAAACAACTTAGCAGGTGTAAGCTGTGTGCTACCTTGATCTACATTATTGATTGTCACTTCATTAGCATCTTTCTGGTAAGTCCAGCTAGTCTTGTTATCGCTAATAATCTCCTGACCTTCCAGGTTTACTTTATACTTGCTGCCTTTTACATATACAGTTCCCTTCTTGGAATCTGTCACGCTGTTGTTGCCACCTTCTACTTTCAATACGAAGTTAGCTACAACAGTCTTGAAAGTTGAAAACTTCTTGCTAACATTATCCAGGATCACCTTTGCTTTCGGATCATTCGCACCCAGGCTACCTGTTTTTGTCTGAGCCATGCCGCTCATTGCTACACTCCCTGCCAACATGCTCATGAATAAAATTTTCCTCATTACGGTAAGTTTTTTTATTGTTGTAGTAGTAAAAACAAATGTTATGCCGGGACGGTCCCGGATTGTTAAGATTGTGCCAAAAAGGCGGAAAATACAATTAAAATCCCCCTCCCAAATCATTCAATATCATTTCCAGATCGGTCTCCGTCTTCACATTCACCTCCCTCGCCTTACTCCCCAGATTCGGTCCCACAATACCTGCAGCTTCCAGCTGATCCATCAATCTGCCCGCTCTATTATAGCCCAGTTTCATCCTGCGCTGCAACAAAGATGTAGACCCCTGCTGGTTTTGCACAATCACCCTGGCAGCTTCTTCAAATAACGGATCCCTGTCCTGCAAATTCACTTCCTTCCCATCCATCTCCTTCTCATCCACATATTCAGGCAAAAGATACGCCTCCGGATAAGATCGTTGTTTCCCAATAAACTCCGCCACTCTTTCTACCTCAGGTGTATCGACAAATGCACATTGCAAACGCACCAGATCACCGCCTAACGACACCAGCATATCCCCCTGACCAATCAACTGCTCTGCACCACCAATATCAAGAATTGTACGGGAGTCAATCTTGCTCGACACCTTGAAAGCAATACGAGCCGGGAAGTTCGCCTTGATTGTACCTGTGATAATGTTCACTGATGGACGCTGGGTAGCAATGATCAGGTGAATACCCACCGCACGTGCCAACTGAGCCAGACGTGCTATCGGCATTTCCACTTCTTTACCCGCTGTCATAATCAGATCTGCAAACTCATCAATCACCAGTACCACAAATGGCAGATAACGATGTCCCCTTTGCGGGTTCAGCCTGCGCTGTACGAATTTATTATTATACTCACGGATGTTACGGGTACCCGCCTCTTTCAGCAGGTCATACCGCAGGTCCATTTCTATACACAAGGCATTCAGGGTATGAATTACCTTTTTTGTATCGGTAATAATAGCATCCTCTTCGCCCGGCAACTTGGCAAGGAAATGCTTCTCAATCAGTTTATAAAGGGAGAGCTCCACTTTCTTCGGGTCTACCAGAATAAACTTCAGCTGAGAAGGATGCTTTTTATACAAAAGTGAAACCAGCAAGGTATTAATACCCACCGATTTACCCTGACCAGTAGCACCCGCCATCAACAAGTGAGGCATTTTGGCCAGATCGGCAATAAAGTTTTCGTTGTCGATCTTCTTACCGATTGCGATCGGAAGGTCCATATTGCTCTGCTGGAACTTCTCAGATGCCAGCAGGTTACGCAGCGACACCATGCTCTTTTTCACATTCGGCACTTCAATACCGATAGTACCTTTACCAGGAATCGGCGCAATAATTCGGATACCCAATGCTGACAAACTCAGGGCAATATCGTCTTCCAGGTTCTTGATACGGGAGATACGTACGCCGGCTGCCGGTACTATTTCGTACAGGGTAACTGTCGGCCCTACGGTCGCACTGATCTTCTGGATGGAAATATCATAGTTCTTTAGGGTGCTGATAATCTGGTCTTTGTTTCTGTCCAGTTCTGTAGCATCCTGCACGACCTTTTCTGTATTGTGGTTATCAAGCAGCTCAAGTGGCGGATGTTTGTAATCGCGAAGGTCAAGGGAAGGATCGTATGGATCCAGCTGAGCAGCTTCGCCCACTGTACCAGTGGCTTCTGCCAGCACTTCATCTGGTTCGTCTTTACTTGGCTTCACTTCCCACGCTACATCTAAAGGTGCGTTGCTCTTTTTATTATTGCGGGCATTGGTTTGCTCTATAGTTTCTTCGATATACAGCAATGGACCCGCATCATCTTCTTCCTCCTCCTCCTCTTCTGTTTCTTCTTCTACTACCGGAGGCTTCACTGTCAGCGGCATATTTTTTTCTACCAGCTGCATGTCTTCCATCTCCGGTTCTTCCATCGAAGGCGCGATAATAAGACCACCTTTTTCCTTCAGTCCATTCTTACGTTTTGGATCTTTTTTCACTGGTA is a genomic window of Chitinophaga sp. LS1 containing:
- a CDS encoding S8 family peptidase — protein: MRATLVLLHLLVCQSLSAGAQELSDQVAARYASSDVAGSQSRKHTGYYLVKFREYPGESLHDYGVVKSLSQLHFILKKTNFDSSLQKKVVYTYNANDNWKASTNLLHTLSLRDSIHLLRDNIKSLRDTTNSLRDHLNLQKDSINLIVTSSALPAYCRILRHYGQSYTVSINTKDWSSFIAQPFISFADVQRKASPEQRINSADISANAINTAQQAYPAIKGSDITVSLKEDLFDTTDLDLVGRFLYNENASVNFSSHATIMATMIAGAGNTGEKGMGAAPQALLCPADYNYSLLPEDSSYMRTYHVSIQNHSYGTGIENYYGAEAVAFDEQVYNTDTVLHVFSSGNIGTDADSTGIYQNMTGFANLTGTFKQAKNVLVVGATDDSLHVPSISSKGPAYDGRIKPELVAFGIDGSSGSAALCSGTAALLQQAYKQVYYTMPSAALIKAILINSAARNSNSNGYSSGISYSSGYGSLHALHAIQTLAENHFLKGTDNGTFSIQVPTGIQELKVTLCWNDPPAEANAVSALVNDLDLTVNTGNSKYLPWVLSTAPVSDSLSAAPHRSRDSLNNVEQVTIDIPAAGTYQIQVAAHHLNVPNQAFYIAYDYIPKNNFEWQNPGAKEVIVAGNPVPFPLRWHSNVTGKGDISCSYDKGATWQSIATQLNTATGLYYWTIPDTFSTALLKYTTTDTSFISDTFYLSPRLTLQTGYDCGDSAMIFWNTLQNAGAYQLYNMGSTYLLPYTQTVDTFLTLTASGNSAFYAVSPLHSEGWAGLKSYATNYQLQGTGCYFKSLLANETTTKNISLVLTLGTTWHISELYWQRLSGNDYVSIGNSTVTNATSYTFEDENAHEGLLYYRVRLVTDNGTDLYSDPVPVYLLRQHDHLIFPNPATNLVNVVNKSMSNMQLQLFDMSGRLILTKTLSSLQETVSVEQLQPGVYNCVLYDEGKKVFSTKLVKL
- the lpdA gene encoding dihydrolipoyl dehydrogenase — encoded protein: MAYDVIVIGSGPGGYVAAIRASQLGFKTAIVERESLGGICLNWGCIPTKALLKSAQVLEYIQHAKAYGINAGESSADFDAVIKRSRGVADKMSKGVQFLMKKNKIDVLLGTGKLKAKGQVEVTDKDGKAAVHDAKYIVLATGARARELPNLKIDGKKVIGYREAMVLPKQPKSMIVVGSGAIGVEFAYFYATLGTKVTIVEFMPRIVPVEDEDISKELEKIYKKKGIEIMTNASVEAVEANGEGVKAKVKTATGEISLEADVVLSAVGIQANIENLGLEALGIKTDKGRVLVDKYYQTNVPGVYAIGDMVPGQALAHVASKEGIVCIEAIGYNEKKYAHKPEPIDYMNIPGCTYCAPEIASVGYTEKAAKEAGYEVKVGKFPFSASGKATAAGAPEGFIKVIFDAKYGEWLGTHMIGANVTEIIAQTVTARKLETTYQEVLDSIHPHPTMSESVKDAIEVAYGEAIHL
- a CDS encoding LolA family protein; this translates as MRKILFMSMLAGSVAMSGMAQTKTGSLGANDPKAKVILDNVSKKFSTFKTVVANFVLKVEGGNNSVTDSKKGTVYVKGSKYKVNLEGQEIISDNKTSWTYQKDANEVTINNVDQGSTQLTPAKLFTNFYDKDYLYRLDAETTEKGKVYQNIEMTPTDKSKNVFKVIVSIDKKNQNISRMKMFEKNGNRYTYEITNFTPNTNLTDATFSFDAKKYPGVEVVDLR
- a CDS encoding FtsK/SpoIIIE family DNA translocase gives rise to the protein MSKNKLKTEKPESKKAPRANDPNVLKQEKEAEVKVKELVKDERTHKVLGVICLLLSLYCFLAFTSYLFTWQDDQDKVFRYSANILLMDNDAVKVENLLGRLGAFVSHWFFYKGFGVASYLFCYLFFILGVNFIVGRRVFRVWRNVKYILFGLLFISTTAAFVAGLAAADFAWGGAMGDSVSKWISGFLGTAGAALLLMVAGLAWCIWKYNLDFKWVLRKPKPPKPQLAGMPEGVDVNEEVSEVPVKKDPKRKNGLKEKGGLIIAPSMEEPEMEDMQLVEKNMPLTVKPPVVEEETEEEEEEEDDAGPLLYIEETIEQTNARNNKKSNAPLDVAWEVKPSKDEPDEVLAEATGTVGEAAQLDPYDPSLDLRDYKHPPLELLDNHNTEKVVQDATELDRNKDQIISTLKNYDISIQKISATVGPTVTLYEIVPAAGVRISRIKNLEDDIALSLSALGIRIIAPIPGKGTIGIEVPNVKKSMVSLRNLLASEKFQQSNMDLPIAIGKKIDNENFIADLAKMPHLLMAGATGQGKSVGINTLLVSLLYKKHPSQLKFILVDPKKVELSLYKLIEKHFLAKLPGEEDAIITDTKKVIHTLNALCIEMDLRYDLLKEAGTRNIREYNNKFVQRRLNPQRGHRYLPFVVLVIDEFADLIMTAGKEVEMPIARLAQLARAVGIHLIIATQRPSVNIITGTIKANFPARIAFKVSSKIDSRTILDIGGAEQLIGQGDMLVSLGGDLVRLQCAFVDTPEVERVAEFIGKQRSYPEAYLLPEYVDEKEMDGKEVNLQDRDPLFEEAARVIVQNQQGSTSLLQRRMKLGYNRAGRLMDQLEAAGIVGPNLGSKAREVNVKTETDLEMILNDLGGGF